A single genomic interval of Cellvibrio sp. PSBB023 harbors:
- a CDS encoding glutathione S-transferase, with amino-acid sequence MKLYGSYTSPFVRHVRIALLETQQAFEFIETDQAGSSAQSPTQRVPFLQDGEVFLTDSASIIKYLREKAGQSYCHSAQELDQLCLVNTALEATVNVFFIKRDGVDVTAVPYLQRQMARVQSTLGELNRSDIAAVNTAAANSSRPYSDAQLRLACFMGWAKFRNQIDFSAFEALENFYRHISHYAPFAATQPPQA; translated from the coding sequence ATGAAACTTTACGGCAGTTACACCTCTCCGTTTGTTCGCCATGTGCGCATAGCGCTGCTGGAAACACAACAGGCGTTTGAATTTATTGAAACCGATCAAGCGGGCAGCAGCGCGCAATCTCCCACCCAACGAGTCCCTTTTTTGCAGGATGGCGAGGTGTTTCTCACAGACTCCGCTTCCATTATTAAATACCTGCGCGAAAAGGCCGGCCAAAGCTATTGCCACTCGGCACAGGAGTTGGATCAATTGTGTTTGGTGAATACCGCGCTGGAGGCCACGGTGAATGTATTTTTTATCAAACGCGATGGCGTGGATGTTACCGCCGTACCTTACCTACAACGCCAGATGGCACGGGTGCAATCTACACTGGGTGAATTAAACAGAAGTGATATCGCAGCGGTAAACACTGCAGCGGCAAACTCCTCCCGCCCCTACAGCGATGCACAATTACGCCTCGCGTGTTTTATGGGTTGGGCCAAGTTTCGCAATCAAATTGATTTTTCAGCATTTGAAGCGCTGGAGAATTTTTATCGTCATATCAGTCATTACGCCCCCTTTGCGGCGACACAACCGCCGCAAGCCTAA
- a CDS encoding ABC transporter permease encodes MNKFIQTLLIVWRKEWLDALRDKKSLRMAFLMPVYFVGVFVAYSLFIIHMNQQSRATNNEPIKLSIVGAEQLPALVDWLQERGIQVEAADEQAYQQVQNGQLGYALIVPDDAREKFATGESIELALVFDATNNKLQGALQFVRQQIWSWNSRIGSLRLLSRGISPAIVNPVVVRDLNVASDQKMGFFVMAILPMLLILTVFMAAVGFSADMTAGERERRSLESLLITPAASGAILLGKWLNSLSLTFMVIVVELTLLAIAFAYVPFKELGLRVHVTPLDLLVVLVALMSLAIVATALQFLISLFARSFKDAQTYMGLMIFIPMVPLFYTQFNPSAYADWFRWVPVLAQQLVVKDLLLGGDVPLLAFAQAWLVAVILAVAFLCFTAQQLRKPKIVYGV; translated from the coding sequence GTGAATAAATTTATACAAACCTTGCTCATTGTGTGGCGTAAAGAGTGGCTCGATGCCTTGCGCGACAAAAAAAGTTTACGCATGGCATTTTTAATGCCGGTGTACTTTGTCGGTGTTTTTGTGGCTTATTCGCTGTTTATTATTCATATGAACCAGCAATCGCGCGCGACAAATAATGAGCCGATTAAATTGTCCATTGTCGGCGCTGAGCAATTGCCCGCGTTGGTGGATTGGTTGCAAGAGCGTGGTATTCAGGTAGAAGCGGCAGATGAACAGGCCTATCAGCAAGTGCAAAATGGGCAGTTAGGTTATGCGTTAATTGTGCCCGACGATGCGCGTGAAAAATTTGCCACCGGTGAGTCCATCGAGCTGGCGCTGGTGTTTGATGCTACCAATAATAAACTGCAAGGCGCGCTGCAATTTGTAAGGCAGCAAATTTGGAGTTGGAATAGTCGCATTGGCAGTTTGCGATTGCTATCGCGCGGTATTTCGCCCGCGATAGTCAATCCGGTAGTCGTGCGTGATTTAAACGTGGCCAGCGATCAGAAAATGGGTTTCTTTGTGATGGCCATTTTGCCCATGTTATTAATCCTCACCGTCTTTATGGCTGCCGTGGGCTTCAGTGCTGACATGACTGCAGGCGAACGTGAGCGCCGCTCATTGGAGTCGCTACTGATTACACCAGCCGCATCCGGTGCGATATTGTTGGGGAAATGGCTTAACAGTTTGTCGCTAACGTTTATGGTGATTGTTGTTGAGTTAACGCTGTTGGCTATTGCATTTGCCTATGTGCCCTTTAAAGAGTTGGGTTTACGTGTGCACGTCACTCCCCTGGACTTGTTGGTAGTGTTGGTGGCTTTAATGTCGCTGGCAATAGTGGCGACAGCGCTGCAATTTTTAATTTCCCTGTTTGCGCGCAGCTTTAAAGATGCGCAAACCTATATGGGACTGATGATTTTTATTCCTATGGTGCCGCTGTTTTATACCCAGTTTAACCCCAGTGCTTACGCGGATTGGTTTCGCTGGGTGCCGGTACTGGCCCAGCAATTAGTGGTGAAGGATTTACTGCTGGGCGGCGATGTACCACTGCTTGCATTTGCACAGGCGTGGTTAGTGGCGGTGATATTAGCGGTGGCCTTTTTGTGTTTTACCGCGCAGCAATTGCGCAAACCCAAGATTGTATATGGCGTATAA
- a CDS encoding ATP-binding cassette domain-containing protein: MIRVEHLTKVFYPKKQKNIQQTGVANGAGANAITALNDVSFTLNDGEITGLLGLNGAGKSTLMRLVYGLLQPTSGDVWVNEHQLSVAPNAARQQLGVLPDDTGLYKRLSARENIRYFGELQGLSGAALENATEQLIQWLGMEAIADRRAEGFSLGERMKTALARAIVHQPQHILLDEPTNGLDVITTRSVRRLLHELKAQGRCVIFSSHLMHEVSGLCDRILVIHHGRILADGNLETIMAAGAATNLEDAFVNLVQATSKESICE, translated from the coding sequence ATGATTCGTGTTGAGCACTTAACAAAAGTGTTTTATCCCAAAAAACAAAAAAATATCCAGCAGACCGGTGTGGCGAACGGTGCCGGTGCAAATGCCATCACGGCATTAAACGATGTGAGTTTCACCTTGAATGACGGTGAAATTACCGGTTTATTGGGGTTAAACGGCGCGGGTAAATCTACCTTGATGCGTTTGGTTTACGGGTTGTTGCAACCCACCAGCGGGGATGTGTGGGTCAATGAGCATCAACTCAGTGTTGCGCCCAATGCCGCGCGCCAACAATTGGGAGTGCTGCCGGATGATACTGGTTTATACAAGCGCTTGAGCGCGCGCGAAAATATTCGCTATTTCGGTGAGCTGCAGGGACTGAGTGGCGCCGCATTGGAAAATGCAACCGAGCAATTAATCCAATGGTTGGGCATGGAAGCGATTGCAGATCGCCGCGCGGAAGGCTTTTCGCTCGGTGAACGTATGAAAACGGCTTTGGCGCGCGCCATAGTGCATCAGCCGCAACATATTTTATTGGACGAACCCACTAACGGACTCGATGTGATTACCACGCGCTCGGTACGACGTTTACTGCATGAATTAAAAGCGCAGGGGCGCTGTGTGATTTTTTCCAGCCATTTAATGCACGAAGTGAGCGGCTTGTGTGATCGCATTCTGGTGATCCATCACGGGCGTATTCTTGCCGATGGCAACCTGGAGACCATTATGGCCGCAGGCGCCGCCACTAACCTGGAAGATGCGTTTGTCAATTTAGTGCAGGCCACTAGCAAGGAGTCTATCTGTGAATAA
- a CDS encoding alpha/beta hydrolase: MTIMRSTYSAFGLTLLVILSGCGEQHNHSSAATSILKSCPGFEETGKPPVVYGAQCGELTVKENPQDSHSADIQIAILRLPAISPVAQADPLFLIQGGPGGSSIEMANQLHGFFADVRKNRDLIFVDQRGTGKSNPLHCEKASLLDANLPDAAQQEKQLNIMRGCAEQYKSALPFYTTWHAVQDLDAVRAALGYQKINLWGVSYGTRVALEYSRQFGDNTRSIILDGVAPTAIALSKYSSRDMLAALKAVSDECMAQSDCAEQYGNPLANAEIVYARLQAAEASGEPVEVLYPHPRHQQASVQRLTPRAFSMLMFMALYTRDMTVLLPEMIYQAEQENYGLLAALLALISEQSYKMNIAEAMHFSVVCNEDWPLISASDRETTPPFFGFNPLQDKAMICDFWPAATLPEDYWEPIRSATPALLLSGKFDPVTPKTWANQVADVLPNATALVVEGGNHGVSTEGCMPQIVAQFVERASMAAVNTDCVKNIKPLPLVLGANRAASSSSLAASSAAMTEGAQP; the protein is encoded by the coding sequence ATGACAATAATGCGTTCTACCTATTCAGCCTTCGGGCTGACGTTATTAGTGATCTTGTCCGGGTGTGGTGAACAACATAATCATTCCTCTGCCGCCACATCCATTCTCAAATCGTGCCCGGGTTTTGAAGAGACCGGCAAGCCACCAGTGGTATACGGTGCCCAGTGTGGTGAGCTGACCGTGAAAGAAAATCCACAGGATTCACACAGCGCCGATATTCAGATTGCAATTTTGCGCTTGCCGGCAATTAGCCCGGTGGCACAAGCTGATCCACTGTTTTTAATTCAGGGTGGGCCCGGTGGTTCATCGATTGAGATGGCAAACCAGTTGCACGGTTTTTTTGCCGATGTGCGCAAAAATCGCGACTTGATTTTTGTCGATCAGCGCGGCACGGGTAAGTCCAATCCTTTGCACTGCGAAAAAGCATCGCTGCTGGATGCCAACCTGCCCGACGCGGCCCAGCAGGAAAAACAGTTGAACATCATGCGCGGCTGTGCGGAGCAATATAAAAGCGCTTTGCCGTTTTATACCACCTGGCACGCGGTACAGGATCTGGATGCTGTACGTGCGGCACTGGGCTATCAAAAAATTAATTTATGGGGTGTTTCCTATGGCACTCGCGTTGCGCTGGAGTATTCGCGCCAGTTTGGCGATAACACGCGCAGCATTATTTTGGATGGTGTCGCACCCACAGCAATTGCGCTGTCAAAATATTCCTCACGCGATATGTTGGCCGCGCTGAAAGCGGTGAGTGATGAATGCATGGCGCAATCGGATTGTGCTGAGCAATATGGCAACCCTTTGGCAAACGCAGAAATTGTGTACGCGCGGCTGCAAGCGGCTGAGGCCAGTGGCGAGCCGGTGGAGGTGTTGTATCCGCACCCGCGCCATCAGCAAGCCAGTGTGCAGCGACTAACGCCGCGTGCGTTTTCCATGTTGATGTTTATGGCGCTCTATACCCGTGATATGACGGTGTTACTGCCGGAAATGATTTATCAGGCCGAACAGGAAAACTATGGTTTATTGGCCGCATTACTCGCGTTAATCAGCGAACAGTCATACAAAATGAATATCGCCGAAGCCATGCATTTCAGTGTGGTGTGCAATGAGGACTGGCCATTAATATCCGCCAGTGACAGAGAAACTACACCACCTTTTTTTGGCTTTAATCCACTGCAAGATAAAGCGATGATTTGCGATTTTTGGCCAGCAGCAACATTGCCGGAAGATTATTGGGAGCCGATTCGCAGCGCGACACCGGCGCTTTTGCTGTCGGGAAAATTTGATCCGGTAACGCCGAAAACCTGGGCCAATCAGGTTGCCGATGTGTTGCCTAATGCGACGGCATTGGTGGTGGAGGGCGGTAATCACGGTGTATCAACAGAGGGCTGTATGCCACAAATTGTGGCGCAATTTGTCGAGCGCGCCTCTATGGCGGCAGTTAATACCGACTGCGTGAAAAATATTAAACCGCTGCCACTGGTTCTGGGTGCAAATCGTGCGGCCAGTAGTTCATCCCTGGCTGCATCCAGTGCCGCCATGACAGAAGGAGCGCAGCCATGA
- a CDS encoding GntR family transcriptional regulator has protein sequence MFTLNPQSGIPIYRQLAEQIRRMVAGGQLKEGDELPSVRDVALEHAVNPMTISKAYSLLEVEGILVRQRGKPMQVAAQKKSAHNEQQRLAHLHPQLEQLVLAARQLEIPDKLLLSSLRELLAEK, from the coding sequence ATGTTCACGCTTAACCCCCAATCCGGCATCCCCATTTATCGCCAGCTTGCAGAGCAAATTCGCCGTATGGTGGCCGGTGGGCAATTAAAAGAGGGCGATGAATTGCCTTCGGTGCGTGACGTGGCGTTGGAGCATGCGGTAAATCCCATGACTATTTCCAAAGCTTACAGCTTATTGGAAGTGGAGGGCATTCTGGTTCGCCAGCGCGGCAAACCTATGCAAGTGGCAGCGCAAAAAAAATCGGCGCATAACGAACAGCAACGCTTGGCACATTTACACCCGCAGCTTGAACAGTTGGTGCTCGCGGCGCGGCAATTGGAAATTCCCGATAAGTTGCTGCTCAGCAGTCTGCGCGAATTGTTGGCGGAAAAATAA